From one Drosophila subpulchrella strain 33 F10 #4 breed RU33 chromosome 3L, RU_Dsub_v1.1 Primary Assembly, whole genome shotgun sequence genomic stretch:
- the LOC119553468 gene encoding ribonucleoside-diphosphate reductase subunit M2-like — MASKENIADNMEKFSLKSPSKKILTESANNVRKMSIGHETNGQVVKESPAENGVGKSANSLVEKSVTPFDPSLEPLLRENPRRFVIFPIQYHDIWQMYKKAEASFWTVEEVDLSKDLKDDERHFISHVLAFFAASDGIVNENLVERFSQEVQITEARCFYGFQIAMENVHSEMYSVLIDTYIRDPHQRDYLFNAIETMPAVKRKADWALSWISSKSANFGERIIAFAAVEGIFFSGSFASIFWLKKRGLMPGLTFSNELISRDEGLHCDFAVLMFQHLVQRPRRERIIEIIRDAVAIEQEFLTDALPVNLIGMNCDLMSQYIEFVADRLLVELGVGKIYNTKNPFNFMEMISLDGKTNFFEKKVGEYQRMGVATNRLDNVFTLDADF, encoded by the coding sequence ATGGCGTCCAAAGAAAACATTGCGGACAACATGGAGAAGTTCTCGCTTAAGAGTCCCAGCAAGAAGATTCTGACGGAGAGCGCCAACAACGTTCGCAAGATGTCCATTGGCCACGAGACAAATGGTCAGGTGGTGAAGGAATCCCCAGCGGAGAATGGTGTGGGCAAGTCTGCCAACTCCCTCGTGGAGAAGTCCGTAACCCCCTTCGATCCCTCGCTGGAACCACTCCTGCGCGAGAATCCCCGTCGCTTCGTCATCTTTCCCATCCAGTACCACGACATATGGCAGATGTACAAAAAGGCTGAGGCCTCTTTCTGGACCGTGGAGGAGGTGGATCTGTCCAAGGATCTGAAGGACGACGAGCGTCACTTCATCTCGCACGTGCTGGCCTTCTTCGCCGCCTCCGATGGCATCGTGAACGAGAACCTGGTGGAGCGCTTCAGTCAGGAGGTGCAGATCACGGAGGCTCGCTGCTTCTATGGCTTCCAAATCGCCATGGAGAACGTGCATTCCGAGATGTACAGTGTGCTGATCGACACTTACATCCGGGATCCTCATCAGCGGGACTACCTGTTCAACGCCATCGAGACAATGCCGGCTGTGAAGCGCAAGGCGGACTGGGCCCTTTCCTGGATCTCCTCCAAGTCGGCCAATTTCGGAGAGCGCATCATTGCCTTCGCTGCCGTCGAGGGCATCTTCTTCAGCGGCAGCTTTGCCTCCATTTTCTGGCTGAAGAAGCGCGGTCTGATGCCGGGCCTGACCTTCTCCAACGAGCTTATCTCCCGCGACGAGGGCTTGCACTGCGACTTCGCCGTGCTGATGTTCCAGCACTTGGTGCAGCGACCCAGGCGCGAGCGCATCATCGAGATCATCCGCGATGCGGTGGCCATTGAGCAGGAGTTCTTAACCGATGCCTTGCCCGTAAACCTCATTGGCATGAACTGCGATCTCATGTCGCAGTACATTGAATTCGTGGCCGACCGTCTGCTGGTGGAGTTGGGCGTTGGCAAAATCTACAATACCAAGAACCCCTTCAACTTCATGGAGATGATCTCGCTGGACGGAAAGACGAACTTCTTCGAGAAGAAGGTGGGCGAGTACCAGCGAATGGGAGTGGCCACCAATCGCCTGGACAATGTTTTCACCCTGGACGCCGATTTCTAG